One genomic window of Halococcus sediminicola includes the following:
- a CDS encoding TRAM domain-containing protein, translating into MEISDKLLCLFNAEVTESEDTYTVEVPRREIETGSIEAGETYRVALVSREPTEESSDSRSSRPSTPSSEPQPPVDIGEMRYVEVEDIGKQGDGIARVERGYVIIVPGAEIGERVKVEVTEVKSNFAVGEIID; encoded by the coding sequence ATGGAAATCTCTGATAAACTGCTGTGTCTGTTCAACGCCGAAGTCACCGAATCCGAGGACACCTACACCGTCGAGGTGCCGCGTCGCGAGATCGAGACCGGTTCGATCGAGGCCGGCGAGACCTACCGCGTGGCGCTCGTCTCGCGCGAACCGACCGAGGAATCGAGTGACTCGCGCTCGTCGCGGCCGAGCACGCCCTCCTCGGAACCCCAACCCCCGGTGGACATCGGCGAGATGCGCTACGTCGAGGTCGAGGACATCGGCAAGCAGGGCGACGGCATCGCCCGCGTCGAGCGCGGCTACGTCATCATCGTGCCCGGCGCGGAGATCGGCGAGCGCGTCAAGGTCGAAGTCACCGAAGTGAAATCGAACTTCGCGGTCGGCGAAATCATCGATTGA
- a CDS encoding glycosyltransferase — translation MQLSVVVPTLNGRTQLAACLDALAAAPESEVVVVNGPSADGTTGMVGERTDVDVLVEVADRNLNVARNAGIEHASGEHVAFVGYDRTIEPGWTDALAAGFDAGGVGGRAHTIAEGHPPREGQNVGAVTGPTRRGEVASTPESRTIAGHEVTYFDGSNVAFTRAALTEADGFDEYLQTGGARDLAHRLAAREYGVHWADGMAVGDALEAETEPSAPRALSDGGRAERDWYWKYRALAYRLVKNYGVRPTTARRLLSHASRDALSGFTGVVRGEATPTNWVGNGRDVFLGTVRGNGSGLTARWRSRGRRNPNGLSSRSDRAVAVYDWR, via the coding sequence ATGCAGCTCTCGGTGGTCGTGCCGACACTCAACGGCCGCACCCAACTCGCGGCGTGTCTCGACGCGCTCGCGGCGGCCCCCGAGAGCGAGGTCGTGGTGGTGAACGGTCCCTCTGCGGACGGCACCACGGGGATGGTCGGCGAGCGCACGGACGTCGACGTGCTCGTCGAGGTCGCCGACCGCAACCTCAACGTGGCGCGCAACGCCGGTATCGAGCACGCGAGCGGCGAGCACGTCGCGTTCGTCGGCTACGATCGAACCATCGAACCGGGCTGGACGGACGCGCTCGCGGCGGGGTTCGACGCCGGTGGCGTCGGTGGTCGCGCACACACCATCGCCGAGGGACATCCGCCGCGCGAGGGCCAGAACGTGGGAGCCGTCACCGGGCCGACGCGCCGGGGCGAGGTGGCGAGCACGCCTGAATCCCGGACCATCGCCGGGCACGAAGTGACGTACTTCGACGGCTCGAACGTGGCGTTCACTCGCGCGGCGCTCACCGAGGCCGACGGGTTCGACGAGTACCTCCAGACCGGCGGTGCGCGCGATCTCGCCCATCGTCTCGCGGCCCGCGAGTACGGCGTCCACTGGGCCGATGGAATGGCCGTCGGCGACGCGCTCGAAGCCGAGACGGAACCGTCGGCCCCGCGAGCGCTCTCCGATGGGGGACGGGCCGAACGCGACTGGTACTGGAAGTACCGTGCGCTCGCCTACCGCCTCGTCAAGAACTACGGCGTCCGACCGACGACCGCTCGCCGACTGCTCTCGCACGCGAGTCGGGACGCGCTCTCGGGGTTCACGGGCGTCGTCCGCGGCGAGGCGACCCCCACGAACTGGGTCGGGAACGGGCGGGACGTGTTTTTGGGTACCGTTCGTGGCAACGGGTCGGGACTGACCGCACGGTGGCGCTCGCGCGGACGCCGGAACCCGAACGGGCTCTCCTCGCGATCGGACCGTGCGGTCGCGGTCTACGACTGGCGATAA
- a CDS encoding class I SAM-dependent methyltransferase, whose protein sequence is MKGQEWYQTAEVAEDYDSKRFSDGGRLIDDREKEAVLSAVGPVEGKHVLEIACGTGRFTTMLAQRGADIVGLDISPAMLQEGRKKAHAAGVADHLEFMRGDAARLPFPDDHFETVIAMRFFHLADTPASFLAEMRRVARDQVIFDTFRRFSTRSIYNWLLPMGSRLYARVEVEQLLDGAGLRLAGEEHDFFFPYGLYRQLPDAMANRVRELDEAVMASPVGEHVASVSYWNTQLKR, encoded by the coding sequence GTGAAGGGACAGGAGTGGTATCAGACCGCCGAAGTCGCAGAGGACTACGACTCGAAGCGGTTCTCCGATGGCGGGCGGCTCATCGACGACCGCGAGAAAGAGGCCGTGCTCTCGGCAGTCGGTCCCGTCGAGGGCAAACACGTCCTCGAAATCGCCTGCGGCACGGGGAGGTTCACCACGATGCTCGCCCAGCGCGGCGCGGACATCGTGGGACTGGACATCTCGCCGGCAATGCTTCAGGAGGGTCGAAAGAAGGCCCACGCGGCGGGCGTCGCCGACCATCTGGAGTTCATGCGCGGCGACGCCGCCCGCCTGCCCTTCCCCGACGACCACTTCGAAACGGTAATCGCGATGCGGTTTTTCCATCTCGCGGATACGCCGGCCTCGTTTCTCGCCGAGATGCGCCGCGTCGCGCGCGATCAAGTGATCTTCGACACGTTCCGACGGTTCAGCACCCGCAGCATCTACAACTGGCTGCTCCCGATGGGGTCGCGGCTGTACGCCCGTGTCGAGGTCGAACAACTGCTCGACGGCGCTGGGCTTCGGCTGGCCGGCGAGGAACACGACTTCTTCTTCCCGTACGGACTCTACCGCCAACTGCCCGACGCGATGGCCAACCGCGTGCGCGAACTCGACGAGGCCGTCATGGCGTCGCCGGTCGGCGAACACGTGGCGTCGGTGTCGTACTGGAACACGCAGCTCAAGCGCTGA
- a CDS encoding nicotinamide-nucleotide adenylyltransferase encodes MTRGFYIGRFQPYHDGHHHMVERIVGEVDELVLGIGSADDSHTRHNPFTAGERIMMITKALEDAELVIYPVPIEDLDRNAVWVSHVRSMSPAFDIAYSNNPLVIQLFSEAGVEVRQSPMFEREKLEGTEIRERMIADEGWEELLPSAVVEIVEEINGIERLQRVSDTDGAADDRPHRSDTADPE; translated from the coding sequence ATGACGCGGGGGTTTTACATCGGTCGCTTCCAGCCCTACCACGACGGCCACCACCACATGGTTGAACGCATCGTCGGCGAAGTCGACGAACTCGTCCTCGGCATCGGCAGCGCCGACGACTCACACACCCGCCACAACCCGTTCACCGCCGGCGAGCGCATCATGATGATCACCAAGGCGCTCGAAGACGCCGAACTGGTCATCTATCCCGTTCCCATCGAAGACCTCGACAGGAACGCCGTCTGGGTCTCCCACGTCCGCAGCATGTCGCCGGCGTTCGACATCGCCTACTCGAACAACCCCCTCGTGATTCAGCTGTTTTCGGAGGCTGGCGTCGAAGTGCGCCAGTCGCCGATGTTCGAACGCGAAAAGCTCGAAGGAACCGAGATCAGAGAACGAATGATCGCCGACGAAGGCTGGGAGGAACTCCTCCCGAGTGCCGTCGTCGAGATCGTCGAAGAAATCAACGGCATCGAGCGCCTCCAGCGGGTGAGCGATACCGATGGGGCGGCCGACGACCGTCCACACCGCTCCGATACCGCCGACCCCGAATAG
- a CDS encoding MarR family transcriptional regulator — MSATTDRSQPDDPLTETEFRDRLRELPPSAKLVAKVLESETPLSQGQLADESLLPDRTVRYALNRLEEDDLVGSRYSFRDARKQVYFLNQ, encoded by the coding sequence ATGAGTGCCACCACGGACCGCTCACAGCCCGACGACCCGCTCACCGAGACCGAGTTCCGCGACCGCCTGCGCGAACTCCCCCCGAGCGCGAAGCTCGTCGCCAAGGTGCTCGAATCGGAGACACCGCTCTCGCAGGGTCAGCTTGCCGACGAGTCGCTACTGCCAGATAGAACTGTGCGCTACGCGCTCAACAGATTGGAGGAGGACGACCTCGTGGGGTCGCGCTACAGCTTCCGCGACGCCAGAAAGCAGGTCTACTTCCTGAACCAGTAA
- a CDS encoding DUF7123 family protein — translation MAARTASMPALSDKQHRILDYLHEHASTQTYFKSRLIGEALGLSPKEVGTNMNAIQDSEGALSVEKWGYSSSTTWKVTR, via the coding sequence ATGGCCGCACGCACCGCATCGATGCCCGCACTCAGCGACAAACAGCACCGCATCCTCGACTACCTCCACGAGCACGCCAGCACACAGACGTACTTCAAATCACGACTCATCGGCGAGGCGCTCGGGTTGTCGCCGAAGGAAGTCGGCACGAACATGAACGCGATTCAGGACTCCGAGGGGGCGCTCTCGGTCGAGAAGTGGGGCTACTCCTCCAGCACGACGTGGAAAGTCACCCGGTAG
- a CDS encoding pyridoxamine 5'-phosphate oxidase family protein, giving the protein MDSIPEQFHDLFERETFAHFATMMPDGTPQVTPVWVDYDVEANRVLVNTARGRRKEKNVGRNPKVSLSMVDPDDPYRFVSVRGEVDELTEEGAVEHINELARRYMGVEEYPGLDDEEGARVQICIRPEAVATGQG; this is encoded by the coding sequence ATGGATTCGATACCCGAACAGTTCCACGACCTCTTCGAACGCGAGACGTTCGCCCACTTCGCCACGATGATGCCCGACGGTACGCCACAGGTGACGCCGGTCTGGGTCGACTACGATGTCGAGGCGAATCGCGTGCTCGTCAACACCGCTCGCGGCCGACGAAAGGAGAAGAACGTCGGTCGGAACCCGAAGGTGAGTCTCTCGATGGTCGATCCCGACGATCCCTATCGGTTCGTCTCGGTTCGTGGTGAGGTCGACGAACTCACCGAGGAGGGCGCAGTCGAGCACATCAACGAACTCGCCCGCCGATACATGGGCGTCGAGGAGTATCCCGGTCTCGACGACGAAGAGGGTGCACGGGTCCAGATCTGTATCCGGCCCGAGGCGGTCGCCACCGGGCAGGGGTAG
- a CDS encoding trimeric intracellular cation channel family protein, protein MVDAFGAMNAIGLVAFAVAGSLKGADADLDLFGIAVLGVLTALGGGILRDTLVGRVPVALRTTGDVAIALAGVALALVLAWLLGGRLKNHAAVQLPDAVGLAAFAATGALVGVQAGLSPFGVVVLATLTGVGGGSIADVLLGRVPSVLHEDFYATPAVLGGAMFWLAVRAGVASGRAALGCAVAVLGLRLLALRYDWRLPTI, encoded by the coding sequence ATGGTCGACGCCTTCGGCGCGATGAACGCGATCGGCCTCGTGGCGTTCGCGGTCGCCGGTTCGCTCAAGGGTGCCGACGCCGACCTCGACTTGTTCGGCATCGCCGTTCTCGGGGTGCTCACGGCGCTCGGCGGCGGTATTCTCCGCGACACGCTCGTCGGTCGCGTCCCGGTCGCGCTGCGGACGACCGGCGACGTCGCCATCGCCCTTGCCGGTGTCGCGCTCGCACTCGTACTCGCATGGCTGCTCGGCGGACGCCTCAAGAATCACGCGGCGGTCCAGCTCCCCGATGCCGTCGGTCTCGCGGCGTTCGCGGCCACCGGCGCGCTCGTCGGCGTTCAAGCAGGGCTCTCGCCATTCGGCGTCGTGGTCCTCGCGACGCTCACCGGCGTCGGCGGCGGCAGCATCGCCGACGTGCTGCTCGGACGGGTGCCGAGCGTGCTCCACGAGGACTTCTACGCGACGCCGGCGGTGCTCGGCGGGGCCATGTTCTGGCTCGCGGTGCGGGCGGGCGTCGCGTCCGGTCGGGCGGCGCTCGGCTGTGCGGTCGCCGTGCTCGGCCTTCGCCTGCTGGCGCTGCGATACGACTGGCGACTGCCGACGATCTGA
- a CDS encoding winged helix-turn-helix transcriptional regulator: MADREVDEGKRATLRRVAALGAVGPFTRLAEDDNDARGTIAGYLAATPGAHFSKIRDDLDLATGETQHHLKRLERGGTVESHRDGDYRRYFPAREFDGFERRALGFLRRETPRGMVIALLRDGDATASDLAAELGVARPTVSKHAADLDAAGLLSREDGYALVRPERLLTLLVGYADSFDAATVEFAREADRFISIES, translated from the coding sequence TCGACGAGGGGAAACGGGCGACGCTCCGGCGAGTCGCCGCGCTCGGAGCGGTCGGGCCGTTCACCCGCCTCGCCGAGGACGACAACGACGCCCGCGGGACCATCGCGGGCTATCTCGCGGCGACGCCGGGTGCACACTTCTCGAAGATCCGTGACGATCTCGACCTCGCCACCGGTGAAACCCAACACCACCTCAAGCGACTCGAACGGGGCGGCACGGTCGAGAGCCACCGCGACGGCGACTATCGACGCTACTTCCCGGCCCGCGAGTTCGACGGGTTCGAACGCCGTGCGCTCGGCTTCCTCCGCCGCGAGACGCCCCGCGGAATGGTCATCGCACTCCTCCGGGACGGCGACGCGACAGCGAGCGACCTCGCCGCCGAGTTGGGGGTGGCGCGGCCGACGGTGAGCAAACACGCCGCCGACCTCGACGCGGCGGGCCTGCTCTCCCGCGAGGACGGATACGCGCTCGTGCGGCCCGAACGACTGTTGACACTGCTGGTGGGCTATGCCGATTCCTTCGACGCCGCCACCGTCGAATTCGCCCGCGAGGCCGACCGGTTCATCAGTATCGAGTCGTGA
- the thsA gene encoding thermosome subunit alpha — MGGQPMFILSDDSERTRGQDAQSSNITAGKAVSEAVRTTLGPRGMDKMLVSDAGDVVITNDGATILGEMDIEHPAAQMIVEVAETQEDEVGDGTTTAAVLAGQLLAKAESLLDDDVHPTTIVEGYHEAAQLAHEAVDGLVLDDDVDDELLRGVAKTSMTGKGTGDVGAEALADTVVQGIRQVEGDGVAREDITVRTQTGASSSATELVEGVISEEEPVREDMPNSVEDASIAVLDVEFDIRESNVDAEYDVQSVDQLNAAIDAEENQFKQYAEQLADLDVDVAFVTESIDDRAAAYLAEEGILAFESVDDDEAKAITQATGASRVGAIADLEDGDLGSAERVSVESFADDDLVFVEGGAAAESVTVFARGGTEHVTDELERALHDGLDVVTAALDAGGVVPGGGASEIAIAAHIRDRAASIEGRRQLAVEAFADAIDVLPRTLAENTGMDSIDALVELRSRHDSDGRAGIISEGQTGTVSDPVEAGVFDPVAVKHEAIESATEAATMIARIDDVISADN; from the coding sequence ATGGGTGGACAGCCGATGTTCATCCTCAGCGATGACTCCGAGCGCACGCGCGGACAGGACGCACAGAGTTCAAACATCACGGCCGGCAAGGCGGTATCGGAGGCCGTCCGGACGACCCTCGGCCCGCGAGGGATGGACAAGATGCTCGTCTCGGATGCCGGCGACGTCGTCATCACCAACGACGGCGCGACCATCCTCGGCGAAATGGACATCGAGCATCCCGCCGCTCAGATGATCGTCGAGGTCGCCGAGACACAGGAGGACGAGGTCGGCGACGGCACGACCACGGCCGCGGTACTGGCCGGCCAGCTGCTCGCCAAGGCCGAAAGCCTCCTCGACGACGATGTCCATCCGACGACCATCGTCGAGGGCTATCACGAGGCCGCGCAACTGGCCCACGAGGCCGTCGACGGACTCGTGCTCGACGACGACGTCGACGACGAACTGCTCCGCGGCGTCGCCAAAACCTCGATGACCGGCAAGGGTACCGGCGACGTCGGTGCCGAAGCGCTCGCCGACACTGTCGTACAGGGAATTCGACAGGTCGAGGGCGACGGCGTGGCACGCGAGGACATCACCGTCCGAACGCAGACGGGCGCGAGTTCGAGCGCCACCGAACTCGTCGAGGGTGTCATCAGCGAGGAGGAACCGGTCCGCGAGGATATGCCCAATAGTGTCGAGGACGCCTCGATCGCGGTGCTCGACGTCGAGTTCGACATCCGCGAGTCGAACGTCGACGCCGAGTACGACGTCCAGAGCGTCGATCAGCTGAACGCCGCCATCGACGCCGAGGAGAACCAGTTCAAGCAGTACGCCGAGCAACTCGCCGACCTCGACGTGGACGTGGCGTTCGTCACCGAGAGCATCGACGACCGCGCGGCCGCCTACCTCGCCGAGGAGGGAATTCTGGCCTTCGAGAGCGTCGACGACGACGAAGCGAAAGCCATCACGCAGGCCACCGGTGCAAGTCGCGTCGGGGCCATCGCCGACCTCGAAGACGGCGACCTGGGTAGCGCCGAGCGCGTCAGCGTCGAGTCCTTCGCCGACGACGATCTGGTCTTCGTCGAGGGCGGCGCGGCCGCCGAATCCGTGACGGTGTTCGCCCGCGGCGGCACCGAGCACGTCACCGACGAACTCGAACGCGCGCTCCACGACGGACTCGACGTCGTGACCGCCGCGCTCGACGCCGGCGGAGTGGTCCCCGGCGGCGGTGCGAGCGAGATCGCCATCGCCGCGCACATCCGCGACCGGGCGGCGAGCATCGAGGGCCGCCGTCAGTTGGCGGTCGAGGCCTTCGCCGACGCCATCGACGTGCTCCCGCGCACGCTCGCCGAGAACACCGGCATGGACTCGATCGACGCTCTCGTCGAACTGCGGAGCCGCCACGACAGCGATGGGCGGGCCGGCATCATCAGCGAGGGTCAGACCGGGACTGTTTCCGACCCCGTCGAGGCCGGCGTGTTCGATCCTGTTGCTGTGAAACACGAGGCCATCGAGAGCGCCACCGAGGCCGCGACGATGATCGCCCGCATCGACGACGTCATCTCCGCGGACAACTGA
- a CDS encoding MBL fold metallo-hydrolase: MNPTRIPIPVETAAPGGETNCYVLGSERALLVDPAAETAALDEACDGVEHLLVTHTHPDHVGGVEAYADRATVWARAGYEERFERTTGVSPDRVFGPGTRIETDAGLVEVLTTPGHAPDHVALALDNELLVGDLAVAAGSVVVGGRDGDMRGYLTALRRLHARNPSRLYPGHGPVIEEPCAVLERLIAHRLRRERAVVQAVNEGARTVAAVTDAAYGKDLSGVRELAERTVEAHLDKLAVEGRIEWDGERASS; the protein is encoded by the coding sequence GTGAACCCGACGCGCATCCCTATTCCCGTCGAGACGGCCGCCCCCGGTGGCGAGACCAACTGTTACGTCCTCGGTAGCGAGCGCGCGCTGCTCGTCGACCCGGCGGCCGAAACGGCTGCACTCGACGAGGCATGCGACGGCGTCGAGCACTTGCTCGTGACCCACACCCATCCCGACCACGTGGGCGGCGTCGAAGCGTATGCCGACCGCGCGACCGTCTGGGCGCGCGCCGGCTACGAGGAGCGCTTCGAGCGGACGACGGGTGTCTCTCCCGACCGGGTATTCGGTCCGGGTACCCGCATCGAAACCGACGCCGGACTCGTCGAAGTGCTCACGACGCCGGGCCACGCGCCCGACCACGTCGCGCTCGCCCTCGACAACGAGTTGCTGGTCGGCGACCTCGCGGTCGCAGCGGGTAGCGTCGTCGTCGGCGGTCGAGATGGTGACATGCGCGGCTATCTCACCGCGCTCCGGCGACTCCACGCCCGTAACCCGAGCCGACTGTATCCGGGGCATGGACCCGTCATCGAGGAACCATGCGCGGTGCTCGAACGGTTGATCGCCCACCGACTGCGCCGCGAGCGGGCGGTGGTGCAGGCGGTGAACGAGGGTGCGCGGACGGTCGCGGCGGTGACCGACGCGGCCTACGGGAAGGACCTCTCGGGGGTTCGTGAGTTGGCCGAGCGCACCGTCGAGGCGCATCTCGACAAGCTCGCCGTCGAGGGGCGGATCGAGTGGGACGGCGAGCGCGCGAGCAGCTGA
- a CDS encoding SAM hydrolase/SAM-dependent halogenase family protein — translation MLTLSSDFGAPYPAAMKGVLLSNTDARLVDVSHDFPRQDVRTAAFWLRELLPYFPPAVHLVVVDPGVGTDRAAIVVRAGEHALVGPDNGVLVPVARQLADGDDIEVFEIDDGDAASSTFHGRDVFAPAAAAVHEADSEHIEDLDRCTPIEAIEELRFPDPDYREDETAGEVLVVDGFGNVITNVPGEVLDGSFGDSIAINDERVPVERSYAHAEPEERLVTVGSHENVELAVNRGRGERAFGVGVGDPVVLTDV, via the coding sequence ATGCTCACGCTGAGTTCAGACTTCGGTGCGCCCTACCCGGCGGCGATGAAGGGAGTGCTCCTCTCGAACACGGATGCCCGACTGGTCGACGTCAGCCACGACTTTCCCCGACAGGACGTCCGCACGGCGGCGTTCTGGCTGCGAGAACTCCTCCCCTATTTCCCGCCCGCCGTCCACCTCGTCGTGGTCGACCCCGGCGTCGGCACCGACCGCGCGGCGATCGTCGTGCGCGCTGGTGAGCACGCCCTCGTCGGGCCGGACAACGGCGTGCTCGTGCCCGTTGCCCGCCAACTCGCCGACGGCGACGACATCGAGGTGTTCGAAATCGACGATGGTGATGCCGCGAGTTCGACCTTTCACGGACGGGATGTATTCGCGCCGGCGGCCGCGGCCGTCCACGAGGCTGACAGTGAACATATCGAGGACCTCGACCGCTGTACACCAATCGAGGCCATCGAAGAGCTTCGTTTTCCCGACCCCGATTACCGAGAAGACGAGACCGCTGGCGAGGTGCTCGTCGTCGACGGGTTCGGCAACGTCATCACGAACGTTCCCGGCGAGGTGCTCGACGGCTCCTTCGGCGACTCGATAGCGATAAACGACGAACGGGTGCCGGTCGAACGCTCGTACGCCCACGCCGAACCGGAAGAACGGCTCGTCACCGTCGGGAGCCACGAGAACGTCGAACTCGCCGTGAATCGTGGCCGTGGCGAGCGGGCGTTCGGCGTCGGGGTGGGCGACCCGGTCGTGCTGACGGACGTCTGA
- a CDS encoding YkgJ family cysteine cluster protein — MSFEDELARARDLDTGELADAIEAIGFECTRCGACCKAAEGAEGTEEHTATVFPDEVRELQAGSEYDWRDVARPMPYGLSEGEDGVEGETFEWALETDGCGDCTFYAEEDGTGACTVHEDRPLICRTYPFSVALDGSSQPMGAAVDRVGDVRAHECEGLGRDIDREHAEELAGALKERAIRELEEAIAVGERYEPANFEAGEVVVHDSEGAKRPDGTPIDE, encoded by the coding sequence GTGAGCTTCGAGGACGAACTCGCCCGTGCGCGCGATCTCGACACCGGCGAGTTGGCCGACGCCATCGAGGCAATCGGCTTCGAGTGTACGCGCTGTGGAGCCTGCTGCAAGGCGGCAGAGGGTGCGGAAGGGACCGAAGAACACACCGCGACGGTGTTTCCCGACGAAGTGCGCGAGTTACAGGCTGGGAGCGAGTACGACTGGCGAGACGTCGCCCGGCCGATGCCCTATGGATTGAGCGAGGGAGAGGATGGGGTGGAGGGTGAGACCTTCGAGTGGGCGCTCGAAACGGATGGCTGTGGCGACTGCACCTTCTACGCCGAAGAGGATGGGACTGGGGCGTGTACCGTCCACGAGGACCGGCCGCTCATCTGTCGCACCTACCCGTTCAGCGTCGCGCTCGACGGGTCGAGCCAGCCGATGGGCGCGGCGGTCGACCGGGTGGGTGACGTGCGCGCCCACGAGTGCGAAGGTCTCGGGCGCGACATCGACCGCGAGCACGCCGAAGAACTGGCCGGCGCGCTCAAGGAGCGCGCGATCCGGGAGCTCGAAGAGGCCATCGCCGTCGGCGAACGCTACGAACCGGCGAATTTCGAGGCTGGCGAGGTCGTCGTCCACGATTCCGAGGGCGCGAAGCGACCGGACGGAACGCCAATTGACGAGTAG